One part of the Qingrenia yutianensis genome encodes these proteins:
- a CDS encoding helix-turn-helix domain-containing protein: MSEQIKLISQRIKELREISDISITEMAEHLKLSGEDYAKYEEGVCDIPVSMLYEIASYFKVDLTEILSGEAPKLRVFQVVKKGKGLEVFRREQYKYHNLAYNFSKKQIEPFTVEVPVTPDDEPLHENSHPGQEFNYVLEGKLLIRVNGKDNILEEGDSIYFNSVYMHGMKALDGKKAKFLAIILND, encoded by the coding sequence ATGTCAGAACAAATTAAGCTTATTTCACAGAGGATTAAGGAATTGAGGGAGATTTCGGACATTTCCATTACCGAAATGGCAGAGCATCTCAAGCTTTCGGGCGAAGATTACGCAAAATATGAGGAAGGTGTGTGCGATATTCCCGTAAGTATGCTTTACGAAATCGCATCCTATTTTAAGGTTGATTTAACCGAGATTTTATCGGGAGAAGCTCCTAAACTTCGCGTTTTTCAGGTTGTTAAAAAAGGCAAAGGTCTTGAGGTTTTCCGCCGAGAGCAGTATAAATATCACAATCTTGCCTACAACTTTTCAAAAAAGCAAATCGAGCCGTTTACGGTTGAAGTTCCCGTTACGCCCGATGATGAGCCTCTTCACGAAAATTCGCACCCCGGTCAGGAATTTAACTATGTCCTTGAGGGCAAGCTCCTTATCCGTGTCAACGGCAAGGACAACATTTTAGAGGAAGGCGACTCTATTTATTTCAATTCCGTTTATATGCACGGTATGAAAGCATTGGACGGCAAAAAAGCCAAATTTTTGGCTATTATTTTGAACGATTAG
- the rpsP gene encoding 30S ribosomal protein S16: MAVKIRLRRMGAKKAPFYRVVVADSRYPRNGRFIEEIGTYDPNTDPGTIKIDGEKAAKWIGNGAQPTDTVKSLLKKSGIIK, encoded by the coding sequence ATGGCAGTTAAAATTCGTTTGAGAAGAATGGGCGCAAAGAAAGCTCCTTTCTACCGTGTTGTTGTTGCTGATTCGAGATATCCCAGAAACGGCAGATTTATCGAGGAAATCGGCACATACGATCCCAACACAGACCCCGGCACAATTAAAATTGACGGTGAGAAAGCCGCAAAATGGATTGGCAACGGTGCTCAACCCACAGACACAGTTAAAAGCTTGCTCAAAAAAAGCGGTATCATTAAATAA
- the rimM gene encoding ribosome maturation factor RimM (Essential for efficient processing of 16S rRNA) translates to MEQLYLEIGKIVNTRGLKGEVKVVPWADYPEIFEEINFVYGKDEKRYLIENVKYQKDNVILKLEGVDTIECAEKLKNSVLYVRKDTMPSLGSGTFFVADLIGLDVFDENEAFLGKIADVITAGGADVYIIKAEGKKDLLLPALKSVVNEIDLDGKKVRVTVPEGLM, encoded by the coding sequence GTGGAACAGCTTTATCTTGAAATAGGAAAAATTGTGAATACAAGAGGTCTTAAAGGCGAGGTCAAGGTTGTTCCGTGGGCGGATTATCCCGAAATTTTTGAGGAAATAAATTTCGTTTACGGCAAGGACGAAAAAAGATACCTTATAGAAAACGTTAAATATCAAAAGGACAACGTTATTTTAAAGCTTGAGGGCGTTGACACAATAGAGTGCGCCGAAAAGCTTAAAAACAGCGTTTTGTACGTCAGGAAGGACACTATGCCCTCTCTTGGCAGCGGCACGTTTTTTGTTGCCGACCTTATAGGTCTTGACGTTTTCGACGAAAACGAGGCATTTTTGGGCAAAATAGCCGACGTTATAACCGCCGGCGGTGCAGATGTGTATATCATCAAAGCCGAGGGTAAAAAAGACCTTCTTTTGCCTGCGCTCAAAAGCGTTGTAAACGAAATCGACCTTGACGGAAAAAAAGTCAGGGTGACCGTCCCCGAGGGACTTATGTAG
- a CDS encoding KH domain-containing protein, whose protein sequence is MEELLAFLAKSLVDHPEDVSVTKVDGENSVVYELRVNDDDMGKVIGKQGRIAKSIRTIIKAASSKEDKRVIVDIVQ, encoded by the coding sequence ATGGAAGAATTACTCGCATTTCTTGCAAAATCTCTCGTTGACCACCCCGAAGATGTTTCGGTTACAAAGGTTGACGGCGAAAACAGCGTTGTTTACGAACTTCGCGTAAACGACGACGATATGGGCAAGGTTATCGGCAAACAGGGCAGAATTGCCAAGTCGATAAGAACAATTATCAAAGCGGCGTCAAGCAAAGAGGACAAACGCGTTATTGTTGATATTGTTCAATAG